Proteins encoded together in one Ignavibacteria bacterium window:
- a CDS encoding FAD-dependent oxidoreductase — protein sequence MQNFLTDAQLRSEFSRCEFCEEKPCKEACPVDCSPADFIMAAKRGLPQDFQRSAAIIMGSNPLGGICGYVCPDYHCMKACVHRTFDNAVSIPPVQATIIKKAKEISMMPDFKLAPSNGKKVAVVGSGPAGLGACSVLAQKGYQVDVFEKDKKPGGMCNLIPEIRLDKNVLHSDIEFLKQLGDINFIFNANVVQPEELLAEYDAVVVSSGLDVENRLNIKGEDFAYHWIEYLENHKSLNIKGMRAAVVGGGAIAVDAAVTAKLCGAQSVELICLEKFDEMPLTKHERDLILEYGIEITGRTKVDSISGASKGKVKKIKSLKTSKVILPKGEKFHPAKMKSDKNANPQTRKFDVVIISVGSKSSIKPSKKKGVFFAGDMVNGPTTVVESVAAGKNTAVKVDSYVFNTPKPVIKKNVKSRVELAGKNLQPVSLGTDFFGRKILSPFLLSAAPPSDGYEQMKKAYEAGWAGGVMKTAFDNVDIHIPAEYMFAVTQSTYGNCDNVSGHPLDRVCGEIKKLVAEYPDRLTLASTGGPVTGNDEDDMKVWQSNTRKLEESGVMGIEYSLSCPQGGDGTKGDIVSQDAELTAKIIDWVMQISKPDIPKLFKLTAAVTSIYPIMAAIKEVFERYPDKKAGVTLANTFPALSFRKGSKENWEEGVVVGLSGEGVIPISNLTLANVARHGITVSGNGGPMDYKAAADFLALGAKTVQFCTIVMKYGYGIIDDLNSGLSYLLKERGLNSVSELIGYAFPNPITGFMELSPVKKISAVNKDLCEHCGNCQRCPYLAIELDNKKIPVTDASRCIGCSICVQKCFAGALFMRGRTEEEMNVLNEA from the coding sequence ATGCAAAATTTCTTGACAGATGCTCAGCTAAGGTCAGAGTTTTCCCGGTGCGAATTTTGCGAGGAAAAACCTTGCAAGGAAGCGTGCCCCGTTGACTGTTCCCCGGCTGATTTTATTATGGCTGCAAAGAGAGGATTACCTCAGGATTTTCAGCGTTCTGCAGCAATTATTATGGGCAGCAATCCCCTCGGCGGTATTTGCGGGTATGTTTGTCCCGATTACCACTGTATGAAAGCATGCGTGCACAGGACTTTTGATAATGCTGTAAGCATACCGCCCGTTCAGGCGACTATTATTAAGAAGGCAAAAGAAATTAGTATGATGCCTGATTTTAAACTTGCACCTTCAAACGGGAAAAAGGTGGCTGTCGTGGGTTCAGGTCCTGCGGGACTTGGTGCCTGTTCGGTGCTTGCCCAGAAAGGGTATCAGGTTGATGTATTTGAGAAGGACAAAAAGCCCGGTGGCATGTGCAATCTTATTCCTGAAATTCGTCTCGATAAAAACGTTTTACATTCTGATATAGAATTTCTAAAACAACTTGGTGATATAAATTTTATTTTTAATGCGAATGTAGTACAGCCCGAAGAGCTGCTTGCCGAGTATGACGCAGTAGTAGTAAGTTCAGGACTGGATGTTGAAAACAGACTTAATATTAAGGGCGAGGATTTTGCTTATCATTGGATTGAATATCTTGAAAATCACAAGTCGCTGAATATAAAAGGAATGAGAGCTGCGGTTGTCGGCGGGGGTGCGATAGCCGTTGACGCTGCCGTAACTGCAAAGTTATGCGGAGCACAGAGCGTAGAATTGATATGCTTAGAGAAGTTTGATGAAATGCCTTTGACCAAGCATGAGCGTGACCTTATTCTTGAATACGGAATTGAAATAACGGGAAGAACAAAAGTTGATTCTATCAGCGGTGCGTCAAAAGGAAAAGTTAAGAAAATAAAATCGCTCAAGACATCTAAAGTTATATTGCCTAAGGGAGAGAAGTTTCATCCCGCAAAGATGAAATCCGATAAGAATGCAAATCCGCAGACAAGAAAGTTCGATGTTGTTATAATATCGGTTGGGAGTAAATCATCAATAAAGCCGTCAAAGAAGAAGGGCGTTTTCTTTGCAGGCGATATGGTAAACGGACCGACAACTGTAGTAGAGAGCGTTGCTGCGGGCAAGAATACAGCCGTTAAAGTAGATTCTTATGTATTCAATACACCAAAACCTGTAATTAAAAAGAATGTAAAGAGCAGGGTAGAACTTGCCGGAAAAAATTTACAGCCAGTTTCGCTTGGGACTGATTTCTTTGGCAGAAAAATATTATCACCATTTCTACTTTCTGCCGCTCCACCGAGCGACGGGTATGAGCAGATGAAGAAAGCATACGAAGCAGGATGGGCAGGCGGTGTGATGAAGACAGCATTCGATAATGTTGACATACACATTCCAGCCGAGTATATGTTTGCCGTAACACAATCAACATACGGCAACTGCGATAACGTCTCCGGACATCCGTTAGACAGAGTATGCGGTGAAATCAAAAAACTTGTTGCCGAGTATCCCGACAGGTTGACACTTGCCTCAACAGGCGGACCCGTAACGGGAAACGATGAAGATGACATGAAAGTATGGCAATCAAACACACGCAAGCTTGAAGAATCGGGCGTTATGGGAATCGAATACAGCCTTTCCTGTCCGCAGGGCGGCGACGGTACGAAGGGTGATATCGTATCGCAGGATGCAGAACTTACGGCAAAGATTATTGACTGGGTTATGCAAATCAGCAAACCCGATATCCCGAAGCTGTTTAAACTCACTGCTGCTGTTACTTCTATTTATCCAATCATGGCTGCTATAAAGGAAGTGTTTGAAAGATACCCGGATAAAAAAGCAGGCGTTACTCTTGCAAATACATTCCCTGCACTTTCATTCAGAAAAGGCAGCAAAGAAAATTGGGAAGAAGGAGTAGTAGTTGGTTTATCGGGCGAGGGAGTAATACCTATAAGCAATCTTACACTTGCGAACGTTGCGCGTCACGGCATAACAGTCTCCGGAAACGGCGGACCGATGGATTACAAAGCAGCAGCGGACTTTTTAGCACTTGGTGCAAAGACAGTACAATTTTGTACAATAGTAATGAAATACGGATATGGAATTATTGATGATTTGAATTCAGGGTTAAGTTATCTTCTAAAAGAGCGTGGATTGAATTCTGTTTCTGAACTTATTGGTTATGCATTTCCGAACCCAATAACCGGTTTCATGGAGCTTTCCCCTGTAAAGAAGATTTCGGCGGTGAACAAAGACTTATGCGAGCATTGCGGGAACTGTCAAAGATGTCCGTACCTTGCAATCGAACTCGATAATAAGAAAATACCTGTTACCGATGCTTCACGGTGCATAGGGTGTTCCATCTGCGTTCAGAAGTGCTTTGCGGGAGCCCTGTTCATGAGGGGAAGAACAGAAGAGGAAATGAATGTCTTAAACGAAGCATAA
- a CDS encoding T9SS type A sorting domain-containing protein produces MKKLIVILTMLAAMNASGQWVQGTGISNCSVTSLAISGNNIFAGCSYSSNPPFQGIYLSTNNGQNWSQAALNDKSVLSLVTSENNIFAGTYNGVYLSTNNGTTWTQTALNDQWVLSFAISGNNIFAGTNDNGVYISTNSGSTWTQTALNNKTVPSLAISGNNILAGAYDFPLGSGGVYLSTNNGSNWTLTALSNKSVLSLAISGNNIFAGTHDYPNPSGVWLSTNNGLSWTQTALNNQYVYTLAISENNIFAGCYVSSGAWLSTNNGVSWIQINQGWNPIPSVYTFLIANNYVFAGTYDVWRRSLSEITGIPNISTEIPSEYSLSQNYPNPFNPRTVIRFDIQKPEVRSQNSVVTLKIYDVMGREVQTLVNERLQPGTYEATFDGSALNSGVYLYKLTAGKFSETRKMILIK; encoded by the coding sequence ATGAAAAAACTCATTGTCATATTAACAATGCTCGCAGCTATGAATGCAAGTGGGCAGTGGGTGCAAGGTACTGGCATATCTAACTGTTCGGTAACTTCTCTTGCCATAAGTGGAAATAATATCTTTGCAGGATGTTCTTATTCTAGTAATCCCCCTTTTCAAGGCATATATCTTTCCACGAACAACGGACAAAACTGGTCGCAAGCTGCTTTGAATGATAAATCTGTTCTTTCCCTTGTTACAAGCGAAAATAATATCTTTGCAGGGACATATAATGGTGTCTATCTCTCCACAAATAACGGCACAACCTGGACGCAAACGGCTTTAAATGATCAATGGGTTCTTTCCTTTGCCATAAGTGGAAATAATATCTTTGCGGGGACTAATGATAATGGTGTCTATATCTCCACAAATAGCGGCTCTACCTGGACTCAAACTGCTTTGAATAATAAAACTGTTCCTTCCCTAGCCATAAGCGGAAATAATATACTTGCGGGGGCATATGATTTCCCTCTTGGTTCAGGGGGCGTCTATCTCTCAACAAATAACGGCTCAAACTGGACGCTAACTGCTTTGAGTAATAAATCAGTTCTTTCCCTTGCTATAAGCGGAAATAATATCTTTGCAGGAACACATGATTATCCTAATCCCAGCGGCGTCTGGCTCTCCACAAATAACGGCTTAAGCTGGACGCAAACTGCTTTGAATAATCAATATGTTTATACTCTTGCAATTAGCGAAAATAATATATTTGCAGGCTGCTATGTTAGTTCGGGCGCCTGGCTCTCCACAAATAACGGCGTAAGCTGGATTCAAATAAATCAGGGTTGGAATCCAATCCCAAGCGTCTATACATTTCTCATTGCAAACAACTACGTCTTTGCCGGAACTTATGACGTCTGGCGCCGATCCCTATCGGAAATCACCGGCATCCCAAATATCAGCACAGAAATACCATCAGAATATTCACTTTCGCAAAACTATCCGAATCCGTTTAATCCGAGAACAGTTATCAGGTTTGATATTCAGAAGCCAGAAGTTAGAAGTCAGAATTCAGTAGTAACACTAAAAATTTACGATGTGATGGGCAGAGAAGTTCAAACACTTGTAAACGAAAGACTTCAGCCGGGAACGTACGAAGCAACATTCGATGGCTCGGCACTCAACAGCGGCGTGTATCTTTATAAGTTGACAGCAGGAAAGTTCAGCGAGACGAGAAAAATGATACTTATCAAGTAG
- a CDS encoding T9SS type A sorting domain-containing protein gives MKKYVSGSIIIFVFISAMLFLLDSSDFLNPGPRKGKSRFGKPSGAMQSLQFYSEARAYPDKDIPADKFYKAYEYSQNNLADVFDNPSSQQWTSIGPNNIGGRSLSLAVHPVDTGVVYIGSASGGLWKSTTGGLGADAWDIVNTGYPSLAVSSIAIDSANHNVMYIGTGENYGYQYSINNGVNARLTRGMYGIGILKTTNGGATWTKSLDWTYNNQRGVWNVSINPKNSNIVYSATSEGVYKSYDAGVSWVNVLNYQMVMDLLINPIDTNILYASVGNLSNNMPNANVGIYKTTNGGINWAKLTGGLPSFWSGKATLQMYRGNPNYIYANIANDITSYVGYYRSTNAGANWTPGSTSVPSSNQGWYNQGHFVKANDPNTILVGCLDVHKSTNGGTSFTKKSSWSAWNTGATPPGQPEGPTNFVHADVHYYVDNPKDPNKIYIAADGGLYRSNNFGETFYSCNGGYVTSQFYAVLGNSFTDSVFCLGGLQDNRAAFYQGTTAWYKTFGGDGFCSQVNSQNPLICYTEYTYGDLARSTNGGVSFNYLNVPNSGSETYYCFNTPFIVCPSNPNIVYIAGTNFYKSTNTGTSFGSSLYNFGGGKALSMATSWLSVDTIYVGTTPTTSVSAKVFRSINGGTNWTNITATLPNRYPTRIATNPYKASEVYVTYGGFGTGHVYKSSDAGTTWIDITSNLPDVPTQSVFSDPLYPDNIYVGNDLGVYASTNGGANWGEFRNGMPYSIVFDLSYVPVGRKMRALTHGSGIWEIKLTSTPTIVQNQNGELPNDYALKQNYPNPFNPRTVIRFDIQKSEVGSQNSVVALKIYDVMGREVETLVNERLQPGTYEATFDGSALNSGVYFYKMTAGNYTETKKMLLIK, from the coding sequence ATGAAGAAATACGTCTCAGGTTCAATTATCATCTTTGTATTCATCTCTGCAATGCTTTTCTTGCTTGACTCCTCCGATTTTCTGAATCCAGGTCCCAGAAAGGGCAAGAGCAGATTCGGTAAACCATCGGGTGCTATGCAGTCATTACAATTCTACAGTGAAGCCCGTGCTTATCCCGATAAGGATATACCTGCGGATAAATTCTATAAAGCATATGAGTATTCACAGAATAATCTTGCTGATGTATTTGATAATCCTTCTTCGCAGCAGTGGACATCAATCGGTCCGAATAACATAGGCGGCAGGAGTCTATCGCTTGCGGTACATCCTGTGGATACGGGTGTAGTTTATATCGGCTCCGCATCGGGCGGTCTCTGGAAGTCCACAACCGGAGGACTTGGTGCCGATGCATGGGACATTGTAAATACTGGTTATCCTTCTTTAGCAGTAAGTTCGATAGCAATAGATTCGGCAAATCACAATGTTATGTATATTGGAACAGGAGAAAACTACGGTTACCAGTATTCAATAAACAACGGCGTGAATGCCCGTCTGACGCGCGGCATGTACGGTATAGGTATTCTTAAAACCACTAACGGCGGTGCGACATGGACAAAATCTCTCGACTGGACTTACAACAACCAGCGCGGAGTCTGGAACGTATCAATCAATCCTAAAAATTCAAACATAGTTTACTCGGCAACAAGCGAGGGTGTTTATAAATCCTATGATGCAGGTGTATCATGGGTTAATGTATTGAACTATCAGATGGTAATGGATTTATTAATTAATCCAATTGACACAAATATTCTTTATGCATCTGTCGGAAATCTCAGCAACAACATGCCGAACGCAAATGTCGGTATATATAAAACCACTAACGGAGGAATCAACTGGGCAAAGCTCACGGGCGGATTGCCTTCATTCTGGTCTGGAAAGGCAACGCTTCAGATGTACAGGGGCAATCCAAATTATATTTATGCAAACATAGCAAATGATATTACATCGTACGTCGGATATTACAGAAGCACAAACGCAGGCGCAAACTGGACACCCGGCTCTACGTCAGTCCCATCGAGCAATCAGGGCTGGTACAATCAAGGTCACTTTGTAAAAGCAAACGACCCGAATACAATACTTGTCGGATGTCTTGATGTACATAAGTCAACGAACGGCGGGACGAGTTTCACAAAAAAATCGAGCTGGTCAGCATGGAATACAGGTGCAACTCCTCCAGGGCAGCCCGAAGGTCCTACAAACTTTGTACATGCAGACGTTCATTACTATGTTGATAATCCCAAAGATCCCAATAAAATATATATTGCAGCTGACGGAGGACTATACCGCTCGAATAATTTCGGGGAAACATTTTATTCATGCAACGGAGGATACGTAACATCTCAGTTTTATGCAGTGCTTGGCAATTCATTCACTGATTCTGTTTTCTGTTTAGGCGGGCTTCAGGATAACCGTGCAGCATTCTATCAGGGTACAACCGCATGGTACAAGACATTTGGCGGCGATGGTTTCTGCTCACAGGTGAATTCACAAAATCCGCTTATTTGTTACACTGAATACACTTATGGCGACCTTGCCCGCTCTACAAATGGAGGTGTTTCATTTAATTATCTTAACGTTCCAAATTCCGGCTCTGAAACATACTATTGTTTTAATACTCCGTTTATTGTATGCCCTTCAAATCCCAACATAGTTTACATAGCGGGCACAAATTTCTATAAATCAACAAACACGGGAACGAGCTTCGGCTCATCGCTTTACAACTTCGGCGGCGGGAAAGCATTGTCTATGGCGACTTCCTGGCTGTCTGTTGATACCATATATGTCGGCACAACACCAACGACAAGCGTTTCAGCAAAAGTATTCCGTTCTATTAATGGCGGTACTAACTGGACAAATATAACAGCAACGCTGCCGAACAGGTATCCGACAAGAATAGCGACAAATCCTTACAAGGCGAGCGAAGTATATGTTACATACGGAGGATTTGGAACAGGACACGTTTATAAATCATCGGATGCGGGAACGACATGGATTGATATAACATCGAATCTTCCTGATGTTCCGACACAATCAGTTTTCTCAGACCCATTATACCCGGACAATATTTATGTAGGCAACGATCTTGGAGTTTACGCAAGCACAAACGGCGGAGCGAACTGGGGCGAGTTCAGAAACGGAATGCCTTATTCAATTGTCTTTGACCTTTCCTACGTTCCGGTCGGCAGGAAAATGCGCGCACTCACACACGGCAGCGGCATCTGGGAAATAAAGTTGACATCAACTCCGACAATCGTACAAAATCAAAATGGCGAACTCCCGAATGACTATGCTCTTAAACAAAACTATCCGAATCCGTTTAATCCGAGAACTGTTATCAGGTTTGATATTCAGAAGTCAGAAGTCGGAAGTCAGAATTCAGTAGTAGCACTGAAAATTTACGATGTAATGGGCAGAGAAGTTGAAACACTTGTAAATGAAAGACTGCAACCCGGGACATACGAAGCAACATTCGATGGCTCGGCACTCAACAGCGGCGTGTATTTCTATAAAATGACAGCGGGAAATTATACTGAAACGAAGAAGATGTTATTAATAAAATAA
- a CDS encoding HU family DNA-binding protein codes for MNKEQLIDKLAGDAKITKVAARAVLESFMTAVKKAVKKGDRVGLVGFGTFSSGKRKARTGRNPQTGKPIKIAAKKTVKFKAGKEFSDFVNGK; via the coding sequence ATGAACAAAGAACAACTCATCGACAAATTAGCAGGTGATGCTAAAATCACAAAAGTAGCCGCAAGAGCAGTACTTGAATCATTCATGACAGCCGTTAAAAAGGCAGTTAAAAAAGGTGACAGAGTAGGTCTCGTTGGTTTCGGTACTTTCTCATCTGGAAAGAGAAAAGCAAGAACAGGTAGAAACCCGCAAACAGGAAAACCGATTAAGATTGCTGCGAAGAAAACTGTTAAATTCAAGGCAGGTAAAGAATTTAGCGATTTCGTAAACGGAAAATAA